The genome window AAGACCCAGGTATGTCCGGGGAAATCCCTCAAAATCCCTGTCGTTAAGCGCTCTTGTGATTTCCCGGGCCCGGTCGGGGCGGAAATTGAAGTTGATAAAGACGTCGTCCTTTTCCACAAGACCCGCCGGGTCGATGACCGTGGGGAGTACAAATTCGTCGGTCACATGGGCCGCGTAGCTTTCGGCCATACATTGGGCGGCGCTCGGGGCTTTGTGTCCGAGCCCCAGGACGAGGCAGTCGTAGGCGATTTTGACCCTGTCCCAGTTTTTGTCCCGGTCCATGGCGTAATAGCGGCCCGAGATGGTGGCGACGGCCCCCACGCCGAGAGCGCTCATTTTCCCGGCGACTTCGGCCAGGTAGCCCGCCCCCGATTCGGGCGGCGTGTCGCGGCCGTCCATAAAGGCGTGGAGCCAGACGTTTTTCAAGCCGTAACGCCGGGCCATTTCCAAAAGCCCGTAGAGATGATCGAGAGAGGAGTGTACGCCGCCGTCGGAGACCAGGCCCGCCAGATGGAGCTTGCGGTTTTTTTCCTTGGCGAGGGCAAAGGCCTCTTTCAGGACGGGGATTTCAAAAAAGGCCCCGTCCCGGATGTCCTTGGTGATCTCGGTCAGGGGCTGGTAGACGACGCGTCCCGCGCCGATATTGAGATGCCCGACTTCGGAGTTGCCCATCTGTCCTTCGGGGAGGCCCACCGCTTCGCCCGAGGCTTCGAGCTCGGCGTGGGGGTAAGCGTTCCAGAGTTCCCGGAAATTAACGGGATTCGCGCCCTCAATGGCGTTTTTTTCATCTTTTGCGTGATTGATCCCGAAACCGTCGAGGATCATCAGCATAAGCGGTTTGTTCAAGTTATTTTCCCCCTTCCCCGGCAAAGACGATTTTGGCAAAGGTATCGGCCTTGAGGGAGGCCCCGCCGATCAGTCCGCCGTCGATGTTCGCTTGGGCCAGGAGATCGGTCGCGTTTTCGGCGTTCATGGAGCCGCCGTACTGGATGATCATCCCTTCGGCCGTATCCGCCCCGAAAAGTTCCGCCAGGACCCCGCGGATGGCCTTGTGGGTCTCTTCCGCGATCTCGGGGGTCGCGGTTTTCCCCGTGCCGATGGCCCAGACCGGCTCATAGGCGATAATGATTTTTTCGGCCTCTTGTTTTGTTATGCCGGCAAGCCCCTCAAGGAGCTGTGTCCGGTTGATTTCGTCCGTTTTCCCGGCTTCCCGCTCGGCCAGCTTTTCCCCGATACAGAGGATAGGCTTGAGTCCGTGGGCCAGGACGGCCTTGAGTTTTTCATTGATAAAGGCGTTTGTTTCCTTGAAATATTCCCTGCGTTCCGAATGGCCGAGGATGACGTAGGAGACGCCGATATCCTTCAGCATGGGACAGGAAACCTCGCCGGTAAAGGCGCCGCTGTCTTTGGGATAGACGTTTTCCGCCGCGATTTTGATCGGCGATCCGGCCACGGTCTTGACGGCCTCAGCCAGGCAGGTATAGGGGCCGCCGATGATGACCATCACGTCCCGGACGGAAGCGACGGCGGTTTTCAACGCCGACAGCATGGCGACGGCCTCGGTATTGGTCATATTCATTTTCCAGTTTCCCGCGATTACTTTTTTACGCATTGTCACTCACCTTTGTTTTTTCAAAATATATATGTACACTAAATAAGTAGATTTTTCTTTCCTTCTTCAAAGATCACTTCGTTGAAACATTGGTCAAAATTGTCATAGAAGCACAGGAGCATCTGTCCCATGCTGTTTTCAAGGGCTTCGATCAGGTCGAAGCAGTCCTCTTCGCGATACAGGCCTTCGACGACGTCAAGGCCTTCCGTAAAGGCCTCCACGAATTTTGCGAAGGGCTCCCCGGCAAATTGAAAAGCGAAGTTGTCGTTGATGATCACAATGAGGTTGTAAAACCAGTGCAGAAAAGAAAGCAGCTCAAAGAGGTCGTCCTCATCCACTTCAATGACGTCTTCCTCCTCGTTTCCCTCAAAAAAGCTGTCGATCAGGTAAAAATAGTTGTCGATGTATTCCCTCGTGTTGCACATGGACTCAAGGATGATCTCGCGGAAGGATTTTGTGGTGATTTCAAGCGTCATCAGACTCTCGAGATTCACATGGGAGTTTTCCTTGAGCATTTCCCCGTTGACAAAGATTTCGTCAAGAATCTTGTTCTCGTTGTGGAGCTTTTTGGTGATCGCTGAGATCGTCCGGCCGAAGGTGGCAAATGTTTCTTTTCCCAGGTCAACTTTCACATTGTCGATATAAACGTCCATTGCATCAACCTGCCTTTTTAAAGTAATTTTGCTTCATGATCCCCCGTTTTTTCCCTTTGCCGCATTTTGTCAAAAACCTTGGAAAGCGCGACCGAAAAGACGTAGACCGCCTTCGGCCGCTGATCCTTTTGCAGTTCCTTGATGATTTCTTCCGTCGTGTGTCCGGTCGTCACGATGTCATCGACGAGGAGCACGGTCTTGCCGGTAAGCGTGAGCCGGCTTTCGAAGGCGTCCCGGATATTTTTGCGCCGGTCCTCCTCGTCCAGGAGCTCGTACATGTGCTTCGTGTCCCTGATTTTTTCGATGGTCGCGTAGGTGATCCGCATGTCCCGGAGCAGTTCCTCCACCTGGTTGAATCCCCGTTCCCGGTAGCGTTTGCGGCTCACGGGGACAGGAATCGCCACATCTACCGCCTTTTCTTCGATGAGCGCCCGTAAAGGCGCCTTGCAGAGATCCGCCAGGGTACCGGAAAGATATCGCCTGTTTTCCAGTTTCATCTCCGCAATGATTTGCTTGATATCGCTCTCATAATAAAATAAATAAAAATAGTTTCCGCTTTGTTTGAGCGCCGCTTTTTTCCGTAAAACAGAAAGGCATTGGGGGCAGACGTATTCCCCCCGGGCTTCGACAATCCGCCCGCAGACGGCGCATTTTCTCGAAAAAAAGAAATCCTTAATTGTTTGCGAGGTGAACTTCTTCATTTTTGTCAAGGATCTTGGCGTTATACATTTCCGTATAGCCGCAAAGAAGGCAGGTTTTGATATAATATTTGCCGAGCTCCAGTTTGAGGCCCGGGTCTTTTTCGGGTAAAATGCAGGTTTTCACCTGATATTTGTCCGATCCGCATCTCAAGCACCTAAAATCCATATTCATCACCCCAAATTACGTGTTTGAGCCATTTCGTTTCGCTGCCCAGAAAGCTGACGCAGTCAAAACGAAAATTGCAGTTTTTGAATCTCTTCAACGCGATGTAGATTTCGGCTGTTTTATACATTTTCCGGATTTTCTTGACGTCCACGGCTTCCATGCCTTCGCCGTAATCGTTGGTCTTCCGGTATTTGACTTCCACAAAGACGATGGTGTCGCCGTCTTTGCAGATGAGATCAATTTCACCAAGTTTTGTCTGATAGTTTTTTTCAAGGACAACGAGCCCCTGCCCGCGCAGGTATTCCGCCGCCTTTTCTTCGAATACGCCGCCTTTTTCACGTTTGTTCATGGTACCCCTCCTTTTCCTCTGCGGAACTAAAACAAACGAAGATTTTCCGTGAGGATGCTTTTGAGAAATGTTTCCCGGTGTATTTCGCAGGCGCCCAGCGCGTGTATGGCGCGGACGTGCTCCTTTGTGCCGTAACCTTTGTGTTTTGCGAAGCCGTAGCCCGGAAAGCGGGCCTCTTCCGCCGTCATGATCCTGTCCCTGGTGACTTTGGCCACAATGGAGGCCGCCGCGATGGCGAGACTTGCGCCGTCGCCCTTGACGAGGGCTTCCTGCTGGAGAGGGCAGTCCTTGATTGTGAAATTGCCGTCCACCAGGACAAGGGCTTTTGCCGGATCAACGGTTTTCCCCAGTTCCGCTATGGCCCGTCGCATGGCTAAAAATGTGGCGTTCAGGATATTGAGGGCGTCGATTTCGGCGACGGTCGCCATGCCGATGCCGACCGCAAAATGCTTGAGTATGCTGTCATAGAGCGATTCTCTTTTCTTTTCCGTCAGTTTTTTTGAGTCATCCACGGCCCCGAGCTCGTCGGCGTATTCCCGCAAAAGGGCGCAGGCCGCGACCACGGGACCCGCCAGGGGGCCTCTGCCCGCTTCGTCGACGCCGATGACCGGGCGCATTTTCGAAAGGTCATAGAGATAGAGCGGGTTTTCTTTATTCGTCAAGAGAGTCACCTGTTTCGCCAAGGGCAGGGATTTTTTCGGATTTTCCTTTTTATCATTATAGCATTTTATGATCCAAGAGTAAATAAAAAAATCGGCGAGGGGCAAACTCGTATAAAGTCTTGGTTATCCGGCGCTCGACGGAATCGTAAAAGTCTTTTCATTTGTGACGGGGTTCTGCCGTTTGTCGCAGGGGCAGTTTTACTTGACTCATATCCCCTCTGGGGCAGGAATTTTTTCGGCCGAAAGCCCCGAGCGGCCGACGCAATCCAAAAAATCCGCCGGCGGCGCTCCCGTGAAGCGCAAGGGCCGCGCCGTCACCGGGTGGCTAAAGGCCAGCCCGTAGGCGTGGAGCATCTGCCTTTTGATTTCGTCTTCCCCGTTTCCGTACAGGGGATCGCCTACAAGGGGATGATTGAGATACTTCATATGTACCCTGATCTGATGCGTGCGGCCCGTCTCGAGACCCAGAGCCAGGAGCGTCCGGTTCCGGGATTCGTCAAGGACCCGGTAATGGGTGACGGCGGGCTTGCCGTTTTTTTCCACGACGGCCATGCGCTTTCTGTTTCTGGGGTCCCGCCCGATCAAGGTCGTGACGGTCCCGCTTTTTTCTTTGAAAATGCCTTTCGCTATGGCAATGTAGGTTTTTTTGATCTTTTTTTCCGAAAACATGCGGGCGAGGGCCACATGGCAGCGGTCGGTCTTGGCCACAATGATGAGGCCGCTGGTGTCCTTGTCCAGCCGGTGGACGATGCCCGGACGCAGGACGCCGTTTATGCCCGAGAGATCTTTGATGTGGTAGAGAACTCCGTTGACGAGGGTGCCCGCGGTATTCCCCACGGCGGGATGCACCACGACGCCGGCGCTTTTGTTGATGACGGCCAGATCCCCGTCTTCATAGACGATATCGAGGGGAATGTCTTCAGCCTCCGCCGAAAGGGGCGTCGCCTCGGGGAGATACACCGTGACGCTTTCCGTTCCTCTGAGTTTGAGACCGTTTTTCGCGGCGGGGATTCCGTCCACCATAACGGCGCCGCGCTCAATGAGTTTTTCCGCCGCCGAGCGCGTATGGCCTTCAAGCCGTTCCTGCAGGAAGCGGTCCAGGCGTTTCCCTTTGTCGCCCTCACGGGCCGTAAGCTGCGTTTCTTCCTTGACAGAGTCCATTTTTCCCCCCGTTCGAAAGAATTTTTTCTTCATTATAGCATTTTATGACCTGGGAGTAAACAAGAAATTCCCGGCGGCGCCAAAAAATAAAGCGACGCCGCCTTTCGCTTGCGACGCCGCTTTTTTCCCTCTATACGGGCATGTTCAGCCACCTGACAGAGTCTTCCATAACTTCGGCTTCCATGTCCTCCCGGTAAAGGGCTTTGTATTCGATTTCCCCGTACTCGCCGTACTTGGTGTACAGGCCGTCCATGAGTCCCCCATGATAGGTGATTTCTTCAAAGAGACCGCCGGTCGCGTAGTAGCGGACCAGATCCCCTTCTAGGATTCCGTCCCGGAAAGGAGCGATTTCCTTGAGCTCTCCCGTTTCGTAGTAGCTCTTGAAGTTTCCGTCAAATTTGTCGTTGACGCAGTTTCCCTCCAGTTCCGTCATGCCGTTGGGGTAGTATTCCCGGTAAATCCCCTGCCGGCAGAAGCTGTCCGCGTAAGCGACTTCCCGTTTCAGGTTGCCGTTCCGGTAGTATTCCCTGGAAATCCCGCATTTCTGGCCGTTTACCATGGTGTCTTCCCGGAGGAGTTCCCCCGACTCGTA of Fusobacteriaceae bacterium contains these proteins:
- the gpmI gene encoding 2,3-bisphosphoglycerate-independent phosphoglycerate mutase yields the protein MNKPLMLMILDGFGINHAKDEKNAIEGANPVNFRELWNAYPHAELEASGEAVGLPEGQMGNSEVGHLNIGAGRVVYQPLTEITKDIRDGAFFEIPVLKEAFALAKEKNRKLHLAGLVSDGGVHSSLDHLYGLLEMARRYGLKNVWLHAFMDGRDTPPESGAGYLAEVAGKMSALGVGAVATISGRYYAMDRDKNWDRVKIAYDCLVLGLGHKAPSAAQCMAESYAAHVTDEFVLPTVIDPAGLVEKDDVFINFNFRPDRAREITRALNDRDFEGFPRTYLGLHYYCMRQYDATIEAPVIYHDREIKNTLGEVLSKAGLRQLRTAETEKYAHVTFFFNGGVEVPNPGEDRKLVASPKVATYDLKPEMSAYEVTAGVLEAIRSDVYDVIILNFANPDMVGHTGIYEAAVAAIKAVDACIGKIADAILSKGAGLLIIADHGNSEKMYDPAAKEPWTAHTTNKVPCILVAGEYRGASLKDGKLSDVAPTMLKLLGIAIPPEMTGTVLIK
- the tpiA gene encoding triose-phosphate isomerase, giving the protein MRKKVIAGNWKMNMTNTEAVAMLSALKTAVASVRDVMVIIGGPYTCLAEAVKTVAGSPIKIAAENVYPKDSGAFTGEVSCPMLKDIGVSYVILGHSERREYFKETNAFINEKLKAVLAHGLKPILCIGEKLAEREAGKTDEINRTQLLEGLAGITKQEAEKIIIAYEPVWAIGTGKTATPEIAEETHKAIRGVLAELFGADTAEGMIIQYGGSMNAENATDLLAQANIDGGLIGGASLKADTFAKIVFAGEGGK
- a CDS encoding chemotaxis protein, coding for MDVYIDNVKVDLGKETFATFGRTISAITKKLHNENKILDEIFVNGEMLKENSHVNLESLMTLEITTKSFREIILESMCNTREYIDNYFYLIDSFFEGNEEEDVIEVDEDDLFELLSFLHWFYNLIVIINDNFAFQFAGEPFAKFVEAFTEGLDVVEGLYREEDCFDLIEALENSMGQMLLCFYDNFDQCFNEVIFEEGKKNLLI
- a CDS encoding ComF family protein, with the translated sequence MKLENRRYLSGTLADLCKAPLRALIEEKAVDVAIPVPVSRKRYRERGFNQVEELLRDMRITYATIEKIRDTKHMYELLDEEDRRKNIRDAFESRLTLTGKTVLLVDDIVTTGHTTEEIIKELQKDQRPKAVYVFSVALSKVFDKMRQREKTGDHEAKLL
- a CDS encoding YraN family protein codes for the protein MNKREKGGVFEEKAAEYLRGQGLVVLEKNYQTKLGEIDLICKDGDTIVFVEVKYRKTNDYGEGMEAVDVKKIRKMYKTAEIYIALKRFKNCNFRFDCVSFLGSETKWLKHVIWGDEYGF
- a CDS encoding ribonuclease HII — its product is MRPVIGVDEAGRGPLAGPVVAACALLREYADELGAVDDSKKLTEKKRESLYDSILKHFAVGIGMATVAEIDALNILNATFLAMRRAIAELGKTVDPAKALVLVDGNFTIKDCPLQQEALVKGDGASLAIAAASIVAKVTRDRIMTAEEARFPGYGFAKHKGYGTKEHVRAIHALGACEIHRETFLKSILTENLRLF
- a CDS encoding RluA family pseudouridine synthase, which produces MDSVKEETQLTAREGDKGKRLDRFLQERLEGHTRSAAEKLIERGAVMVDGIPAAKNGLKLRGTESVTVYLPEATPLSAEAEDIPLDIVYEDGDLAVINKSAGVVVHPAVGNTAGTLVNGVLYHIKDLSGINGVLRPGIVHRLDKDTSGLIIVAKTDRCHVALARMFSEKKIKKTYIAIAKGIFKEKSGTVTTLIGRDPRNRKRMAVVEKNGKPAVTHYRVLDESRNRTLLALGLETGRTHQIRVHMKYLNHPLVGDPLYGNGEDEIKRQMLHAYGLAFSHPVTARPLRFTGAPPADFLDCVGRSGLSAEKIPAPEGI